GCCGCGCGGTTACCGCGTTCCCTTCGGCCCGGTCCTGCCGGTGCTGTCCATCACCGCCTGCCTCTATCTCATCTTCAAGCTGAGCTGGATGGTCTATGCCATCACCGGCGTCTGGGTCGCCATCGCCGCGCTCGTCTACTTCGGCTACTCCGCGCGCAACTCGCGGCTTGAAAAGCCGGCCGGTCTGGGCGAGGCGGCAGAATGAAGATCCTGGTCGGACTTTCCGCCGACCAGGGCGGGCAGGAGGCACTGGCGCTCGGCGCCGTGCTGGCCCGCTCCTGCAAGGCCTCGCTCGTCGCCTGCACGGTGACGCCCGATACCTGGGGCCACCCCTCGCCGGCGCGCGTCGACGGCGAATATGGCAGCTTCCTCGCCCGGCACACCGCCGCCGCGCAGGCCGAGGCGAAAGCCCTGCTGCCTGCCGACGTGACGGCCGAATTCCTGGCCATCTCCGCATCTTCCGCCCGCGAGGGCCTGATCAAGGCCGCTTCCGATCTCGGCGCCGATTGCCTCGTGCTCGGCTCGGCGCGCGAAGCTCCGCTCGGCCGCTTCGGCGAGGGCGGCGTGACGACGGAACTGCTGCGCTCGGCGCATCTGCCCATCGTCGTGGCGCCGCACGGCTATGCGCCCGGCCCCGAGACCAGGGTGCGCCGGCTCAGCGCCGCCTATTCCGGTTCGTCCTCCGCCCCCGGGATCGTCGCTCGCAGCGCGGCCCTCGCGACGGAATATTCGGTGCCGCTGCGGCTCGTGACCTTCGTGGTGCGCGACAAGCAGATGTATCCGACGGGCGCCGGCTACGACGCCGAGCAGTTCGTTTCCAACGTGCTGCGCGAGCAGGCGCGCGATGCGCAGACGACCCTGCTTGCGGGACAGGCCGGGCTCTCCGCCGAGATCGCCGACGGGCCGACCTGGAAAGCGGCCTTCGAGTCGCTCGCGTGGGAAGAAGGGGAGATCCTCGTGCTCGGCTCCAGCAAGCTCGGACCGTTGATGCGCGTCTTCCTCGGCTCGAATGCCCGCAAGATCGTGCACAACGCGCCGGTCCCCTGCCTCATCCTGCCCCGTGCGGAAGAATAATCGAAAAGGGGTATTCCAGCCGCTCGGGCAAGTCTCTTAGAGTGTCATTCAGGATGGGGCAAAAGACGTGAAACAGCGCCCCGCCGGAGGAAAACAGATGACGACCAGAACCTTCAACCAGCCGCTCGGCGGCAACGAAATGCCCCGCTTCGGCGGCCCGGCCACCATGAT
This genomic stretch from Roseateles sp. XES5 harbors:
- a CDS encoding universal stress protein, with product MKILVGLSADQGGQEALALGAVLARSCKASLVACTVTPDTWGHPSPARVDGEYGSFLARHTAAAQAEAKALLPADVTAEFLAISASSAREGLIKAASDLGADCLVLGSAREAPLGRFGEGGVTTELLRSAHLPIVVAPHGYAPGPETRVRRLSAAYSGSSSAPGIVARSAALATEYSVPLRLVTFVVRDKQMYPTGAGYDAEQFVSNVLREQARDAQTTLLAGQAGLSAEIADGPTWKAAFESLAWEEGEILVLGSSKLGPLMRVFLGSNARKIVHNAPVPCLILPRAEE